From the genome of Nicotiana sylvestris chromosome 2, ASM39365v2, whole genome shotgun sequence, one region includes:
- the LOC104241491 gene encoding 18.2 kDa class I heat shock protein-like has product MSLIPSILGGRRSNVFDPFSFDMWDPFEGFPLSSNLANVPSSARETSAFANARIDWKETPEAHVFKADLPGLKKEEVKVEVEEGKVLQISGERSKEQEEKNDQWNRVERSSGKFLRRFRLPENVKMDQVKASMENGVLTVTVPKEEVKKPEVKAIEISG; this is encoded by the coding sequence ATGTCTCTTATCCCAAGCATTTTAGGCGGTCGACGAAGCAACGTCTTTGATCCATTCTCTTTTGACATGTGGGATCCCTTTGAAGGTTTCCCCCTTTCCAGCAATTTGGCCAATGTCCCCAGCTCGGCTCGCGAAACCTCTGCCTTCGCCAACGCTAGGATTGATTGGAAAGAAACTCCAGAAGCGCACGTTTTCAAAGCTGATCTTCCGGGGTTGAAGAAGGAAGAGGTGAAGGTGGAGGTGGAAGAAGGCAAAGTGCTGCAGATTAGCGGAGAGAGAAGCAAAGAGCAAGAAGAGAAGAATGACCAGTGGAACCGTGTTGAAAGGAGCAGCGGCAAATTCCTTAGGCGATTTAGGTTGCCGGAGAATGTCAAGATGGATCAGGTGAAGGCTAGTATGGAAAATGGTGTGCTCACCGTTACAGTTCCCAAAGAGGAAGTGAAGAAGCCTGAGGTCAAAGCCATTGAGATATCTGGTTAA
- the LOC104229251 gene encoding 17.8 kDa class I heat shock protein-like, giving the protein MSLIPSFFDGRRSNIFDPFSLNIWDPFEGFPFSGTVANIPTSTRETAAFASARIDWKETPESHVFKVDLPGIKKEEVKVEVEEGRVLQISGERSREQEEKNDKWHSMERSSGKFLRRFRLPENIKMEEIKATMENGVLTVTVPKMEEKKPEVKAIDISG; this is encoded by the coding sequence ATGTCTCTGATTCCAAGCTTCTTTGATGGCCGCAGGAGCAACATCTTCGATCCATTCTCCCTCAACATATGGGATCCTTTCGAGGGCTTCCCTTTCTCCGGCACGGTCGCCAACATTCCAACCTCTACTCGTGAAACCGCTGCTTTCGCGAGTGCTCGAATTGATTGGAAAGAGACCCCAGAATCCCATGTCTTTAAGGTGGATCTTCCTGGAATTAAGAAAGAGGAGGTGAAGGTGGAGGTAGAAGAAGGAAGAGTTCTACAAATTAGTGGCGAGAGAAGCAGAGAGCAAGAGGAGAAGAACGATAAATGGCACAGCATGGAGAGGAGCAGCGGAAAGTTCCTTAGGAGGTTTAGGTTGCCGGAGAATATCAAAATGGAAGAGATTAAGGCAACTATGGAGAATGGGGTGCTCACTGTGACTgtcccaaaaatggaggaaaagaaACCTGAGGTGAAGGCCATTGACATCTCTGGTTAA